The sequence TCAACCGCTGATTCTCAAGGCCGTTTTCTGAGCACTTCTGAGCTTCAGGTTGCCTTTGGCCGTCTGCGCCAAGCCAACTCTGGTATCGAAGCTGCTAAGGCTCTGACCAACAAAGCTGATTCTCTAGTCAGCGGCGCTGCTCAAGCGGTTTACAACAAGTTTCCCTACACCACCCAAATGCAGGGCAACAACTACGCTTCTGACGAGCGTGGTAAGAACAAGTGCTCTCGTGACATCGGCTACTACCTCCGCATGGTGACCTACTGCTGCGTTGCTGGCAGCACCGGCCCCATGGATGAGTACCTGATTGCTGGTCTCGATGAGATCAACAGCACCTTCGAACTGTCTCCCAGCTGGTACGTGGAAGCTCTGAAGTACATCAAAGCTAACCATGGTCTGTCGGGTGATGCTGCTTCTGAAGCCAACTCCTACATTGACTACGCCATCAACGCTCTAAGCTAGGTTGGCCATTTGCCCGGAGGGGCAGACAGTTGTTAGCGATTTGTTAGCGATTGTTTGTTGCTCCGGGCATTGTTGTATCTATGCTTAGCCCAGCGCGACCCAAGCGGCAGGCTAACCCTGTCTACTGAGCGGCACCATGGGGTTATCCCCAACGCCATTGCTCCACATCTTTCAATCCATGTCCGGTGCTGGCGGCCAGGTTGCGACGTTAACCCGGTGGCCAGTCCTGTTAATAACCTCGCTGGCAAAGCGCTGCCCTCGGTCTCGGCTAGGGGTGTACTGAGCTAATCCTGCCACTGCTCATACGGCTACGGGTAGAGTTGGCCTGGAGTGCTGCGCTGGTTTTTAGTCTGCTGTGTTGATTTCATGCTGAGTTAAGTCTCACTGTGTTGATAAGGAGGATAATCCTGTGCCTATTACAACAGCAGCATCCCGGTTGGGAACCGCTGCATACGATGAAACTTCGCCCGTGGAGTTGCGCGCCAATTGGACCGCCGACGATGCCGAACTAGTCATTCGGGCCGTGTACCGCCAGCTACTGGGCAACGACTACATCATGAATTCTGAGCGCCTCGTGGGTGCTGAGTCGCTGCTGAAGAATGGTTATATCAGCGTGCGCGACTTCGTGCGAGCTGTAGCCAAGTCTGAGCTGTACAAAGAAAAATTCTTCTACGGCAACTTCCAGACCCGCGTGATCGAGCTGCACACCAAGCACCTGCTAGGGCGCGCCGTCTACGACGAGTCTGAAGTGGTTGAGCACCTCGATCGCTACGAAAACGAAGGCTACGACGCCGACGTTGATTCGTTCATCGACAGCGAAGAGTACCAGGCCAACTTTGGCGACAACACGGTGCCCTACTACCGCAGCTTTGTCTATCAGGCCGGGCAGCGTTCGGTGGGCTTCACCCGCATGTTCCAAATGTATCGGGGCTATGCCACCAGCGATCGCGGTCAGGCCGGGGGCAAAAAGTCTCGCCTAGCCGGAGAACTGGGGCGCAATACCTCGTCCTCCATCGTTAGCCCCACCAGCTCCGCAGCGGGCTGGTCGTCCCAGGCGAACAAGTTGGCTACCCCCAACCTGGCCCTGGGTGGACCTACCCCCTACGGCACCAATGCCGGTCGGGTGTATCGGGTAGAGGTTATGGGGGCCAACCTGCCTCGCTACCCCAAGGTACGCCGCGTCAACACGGCCTATCTGGTGCCCTACGAGCAGCTGTCGGCCAAGCTCCAGCAGATTAGCAAGCAGGGTGGTCGGGTAACTAGCGTTACCGCCGCCAGCATGTAAGGTCGCCCCAAACCCAGTAAAGGTACCATTTCAGTGCCTTTACTGGGTTTTTGTAGAATCCTGTATAGCCGTCGCCACCAGGGTAGAACATTTTTGTAGGTAACCTATAAAGCGATGGCTTACGCCAGTTCGCTGCCCCAGTTTTTGCTACAGGTAGTAGTACTGTCCTAAGCGAACTGGCCAGCGCTATAATCACCCCCTTGAAAGGTTTAGGAGAGTTTAGTCAATGCTCGCTCAAAACGCCTTTGGCAGTCAGACCGCTTCCGGAAGTCGGGTTTTTCTTTACGAAGTAAAAGGCCTGCGCCAAAACGACGAGTCTGACCGCAACAACTATCCCATCCGCCAGAGTGGCAGCACGTTTATCAAAGTGCCCTACAGCCGCATGAACGAAGAAATGCAGCGCATTACCCGCATGGGCGGCAAAATCGTCAGCATTCAGTCACTGTCTGCCGACTAAGCCGCAGGCAGGCTTAGACACGCGGAGAACCGGCATGGGACAAAATCCACACCAGTTGGTCAACGCCGAGGGAGAATCCCTAACGGTGGATCAAGCCCTGGCCAACCTGCGCCAAACCGCTGATACAGGGTTGCGCTACTATGCCGCTTGGTGGCTAGGGCGTTTTCGCGTAGCTGAACCCGAGGCGATCGAGGCCCTGGTATCAGCGCTGGAAGACGAGAGCGATCGCGCCCCCGATGGGGGGTACCCACTGCGCCGCAATGCGGCTCGGGCACTAGGCAAACTAGGCGATCGCACCGTCGTGCCAGCGCTGATACAGTGTTTGGCCTGCGACGACTACTATGTGCGCGAGGCGGCGGCCCAGGCGCTAGAGTCCCTGGGCGATATCCAGGCGATTCCGGCCCTGCGATCGCTGCTGGCTGGGGGAGTTGCCGCTGCGGTGGCGGTACCCGGCAAGCCCCACTTGGTGCAGCCCTACAACGCCATCCTAGAAGCCCTCGGCACCCTGGGAGCCACCGATGCGGTAGACGACATCACTCCCTTTCTCACCCACGACGTCGCTCAGGTGCAAAATGCCGCCACCCGAGCGCTCTACCAGCTCACCGGGGAGGCCACCTACTGCGATCGCCTGGTGCAGCGCCTGCAAGAGCCCAACCTGCAACTGCGGCGATCGGCCATGATGGATTTGGGTGCGATCGGCTACCTGCCCGCCGCCCAGCCCATTGCCGCCACCCTGGCCGAAAACAGCCTCAAACTCATTGCCCTTCAGGGCATTCTAGAATCTCACCTGGCCCAATCTGAGTTTCCCAGCGCGGGGCTGACCGCCGAAGCCCGTCAGGTGCTGGCCTTGATGGATGGGCTGTTGTAATCATCTTCCTCCTAGGCACCCAGGTTAAGCCTCTTCACCTGGGTGCCTAGGCAATTCCCTTCAAAACTTGTGTACTGAACCAGAGAGACTCTCCCGGCGTGGGCGCGATCGTAGCAGAGCTAATTCAGGCCGTTGAAGCCGCCGATTCTAAAGGCGCAATGGTGGTGGCGGTGAGCAAACTGGCCGCTGCTCAAGATGTGGCCGCCATTCCTACCCTGATTACGGTGCTGGGCTACAACAATCCTGGTGCCGCCGTAGCTGCGGTAGATGGCTTGGCCGCCTTAGGCAGCGCCGCCGTACCCGCCCTGCTCGAACAAATCGACGGCTACAACTATGGCGCTCGGGCCTGGGCCATTCGAGCCGTCGCCCTGATTGGCGACCCTCGCGCCCTGCCCGTGCTGCTCGACACCGCCCGAGGAGACTTTGCTCTCAGTGTCCGTCGCGCCGCCGCCCGAGGGTTAGGCACCATTGACTGGTCGTTGCTGCCTGCTGAGCAGCTCGCCGCCGCCCAAGCAGAGGTGCTAGAGGTGTTGACGACAGCCACCACCGATGCAGAATGGGTAGTGCGCTACGCCGCCGTGGCGGGGCTACAAACCCTGGCCACCCATCTAGTAGAGCCTGCGACGCAACAGCCAATGATTCTAGCCGCCCTCGAACAAGCGCAGTACGACGACACCCTGGCCGTACAGGCCCGTGCCCGCCTGGCCTTAGAAGCACTAGACCAATAGAGGCAGCTGCGTTAAAGTCTTGCCGACGATGTTGAGAAATACGACACATTAATTCGATTTCGAGGTATGGTCTCTATGGTTAATGGGCAAAGGGCGTTGCCACCAGGCATCTAGCGCTCTAGCCTAGGGTCGAGGGTTGGGAGAGTAAACATGACGTTGGCAAATCGAGCAAACACCCCAGATGTATTGAAAGTCATGGGGTTACCCGTTCACTGGCGGGCCGACTATGCGGGCTGGCTGATCGATCACTATCGTCAGGGGCACGGTGCCCATGTGGTTACCCTCAACGCCGAAATGGCCATGCAGGCTGACCAAAACCCGGCCCTGCGCCAGGTCATTCTCAATGCTGAGCTAGTCATTCCTGACGGGGCTGGGGTGGTGCTGTACTTTCGCACCAAAGGGCAGCGCATTGAGCGGGCTCCGGGCATTGAGCTGGCGGCGTCAGTGCTCAAGCGCCTATCCCCCCAAGAAACAGTTTTCATGTACGGTGGCGTGCCCGGCGTGGCCGATCGCGCCGGGCTCTACTGGCAGCGGCAACTGGCTGGGTTACAGATTGCTGGCACCCAGCACGGCTACCTCGGGCCTGAAGACCAGCCCGATTTTTTGCGGCATTTGGAGCGACTCCAGCCCAGCGTTATTCTGGTCGGCATGGGCGTACCCCGCCAAGAACTGTGGATTCGTGAACATCGTCACCTCTGCCCCAACAGCGTTTGGATTGGCGTGGGCGGTAGTTTCGACATCTGGGCTGGGGTCAAATCTCGCGCCCCCGAGTGGATGTGCCGCAACCACTTGGAATGGCTCTACCGCCTCTACAAAGAGCCCTGGCGTTGGCGTCGCATGCTGGCGTTGCCCCACTTTGCCTGGCGATCGCTGACTTACTCGGCGCGCTAGCCTGCCTATTTATGCAGGGCATTGCCGTGCAATGCCCCTACCAGAAAATTCCGCCTGTCAGGGTGTCCTACCTCAATCAACGGCTGCCATTGGGGCGCGATCGCCTTCATCCTTGCAGGATCTGGTCTTAGGCTAAAACAAGCGGGGCGAGACCCAGGTAACGCAGGCCGGCGGGAGTAATGTCAAAGCGGCAGGGCAAGATCTGCACTCCCTTAGCGATCGCCTCGCGCAGCAGCAGCCCGTAAGTGGGGTCGGCCTCATCGCCGGGCGAAAACGCGGTGCAGTCGCCCCGGTTAATGAAGTACAACATCACCGCCTGGGCGGTGGGAATCAATGCCGTCAGTTCTCTGAGGTGCTTTTGGCCACGGGTTGTCACCGTATCGGGAAATAGCGCCAGGGTACCCTTGGCCCAGGTGGTGTTTTTCACCTCGATATAGGTGATCGGAGCCGCGTCTTCCCCAGCGATCACAAAATCGATTCGGCTTTTACCATCGCCGCCGTAGCGTACCTCTGGGCGAATGGTGGTGTAGTCACCCAGTTCTGGAATTTGCCGCGCCTCTAGCAGCGACTTCACCACCCGGTTGGGCAGCGCCGTGTTGACCCCGGCCCAGGTGGGCACCGTGTCGTTAACTTCCGCCAGTTCCCAGGTGTAGGCCAGCTTGCGCCTGGGGTCAGAACTCTGGGAAACCAGCACTCGCCCACCGATGTGGCACACCCCAGTCATCGGCCCCGTGTTGGGGCAGTGGGCTGTGATCACCTCCCCAGTTTCGAGTTCAATATCGGCAAAAAATCGCTTGTAGCGCTTTAGCAGAGTGCCCTCAATCAGGGGCGGCAAGGGATAGAACCAGTCGGTCATAACAAGGGCTAAGGGGGGGTAATGCTCACCCTATCAGGAATGTGACCCTACCCAAACCTGGGGTCGTGCCCTAGGGCGCTCACCGGCACCTGGGCAAAATAGCGACGGCGAAACTGCTCCTCTTGCAGGGCATCTAAAAACCGCCTGACGGCGGCTGGGTCAGGGCTTACCGAGTCAGACTCGATGGGGTCGGGAGCAGGCTGTATCGCCAGGGTTTCTAGGTCATCAACTATCTCAAAGCCCACCGCTGCCAAGGCGGCCAACCCCAACGACAGACTCGTGGGAGACAGCCGCAGCCGCTGCATTAGCTGTACCCTGGTCACCACCGTTGCCGTACGAGCGAGGTATTTGGCAATGCCCACCAGTTCTTGCCACAGATCTAGCGGCAAGCGGTCATCGACCACCAAGGAAAATGCCAGCGCCACGGGCAACCCAGCCTGGACGGCCTGGCGCTGCCAATCTTGCCAATCGCGCCACTGGGTAGGGGCTTGGTCAACGACTAGGGCCGCATCTTGGGCGGCGGGGGTGGCCTGCCGCCAGTCGAGAATAGGCAGTATCTGGTCGGATATTGCAACAGCCGTCTCGACAAGCACCGGACGCACATCCACCAGTTTGACGTGGTAGCCGTTATAGCTGTTGAAATCTAGCTCGACGACCAGGTCACAGCGACCGGGGGGCAGTTCATCGCGGTAGTGGCCCCACCACTCCCCAGGAAAGCCCGTCTGAGCGGTGTCGTCCCACAGCTCAAATTCAGTTTTGATGAACCCCACGGTTTTGTTGTGGCGATCGCGCAGTTTTCGGTGCGAGGTATTTCTAAACCACCCATTGCGAATCAGCAGCTTGGGCACTGGGTTACCCATACCGCAGGGTTCGAGCCCCTTCAGCTCGCGAAACAGCGGCTGACCCAGCTCAGCCACCGTCACGATTAAATCGATCGCCAGCGCGGGCTGAGGTGCACCGTCCCCCCCCAACTGTTCGCGCACCATGCGGTTGAGTGCCGCCGCCAGCACATCGATGTGGGCCACCGGCAGGGTAAGCCCCGCCGCCAACGGGTGACCGCCAAAGCCAGTCAGCAGCTCGGCCTGGGCCTGAAACAGCTGGTAGAGATCTAGCCCCGCTACCGATCGCGCCGACCCCCTGGCCATAGGGGGGCTGCCATCCTCCGGTGGCGGATCGAGGCGCAGCAAAATGGTGGGCCGCCCCAGGGCCTGGGTTACCTGCCCTGCCACCAGGCCCAACAGCCCTGGCTCCCACTGCTCGTCGGCCAGAACCACACAGCGAGTCGTAGACAGATCGACCTGGGCGACCCGTGCCATCACCTGGTTGTAGAGGTCGCGCTGGAGGGCTTTACGGCGGGTGTTGGCCAACTCGGCCTCATGGGCCAGGGTTTTGGTGCGAGAGCCAGCTTGACTCGTCAGCAATTCCACACAAAAACTGGCATCGCCATGGATACGGCTGACAGCATTGATCCGGGGGCCGAGACCAAAGGAAATATCGGTGGGGCGATCGCCCGTGCGCTTGCACAGCGCCAACAACTCTGCCAGCCCTGGCCGTGGGTACGGCGGATGGGGCTGAGTTTGGGTTTGTAGCCGGGTCAACCCCACCTGCGCCAGATAGCGGCAGTCGCCCCGCAGCTCTACTAGGTCGGCAATTAGGCCAATCGCCACCAGGTCTAAAACATGGTCGAGGGGCAGGGGCGGCGGCGACTCCAAGGCGGCGTAGAGGCCCTCCAGTAGCTTGTAGGCCACCGCCACCCCCGACAGCGTCGCCAGCGGATGATCGGACGACAGAGAGCGGGGGTTGATCAGGGCCACCGCGCCCAGCTCTCCCTCCGGCAGCGTGTGGTGATCGGTGACAATCACCTCCAGGCCGAGCGCCTTGGCGTAGGCAATTTCGGCCCCATTGGTGCTGCCGGTGTCGCAGGTCACCACCAGCGTGGCTCCCCACTCAGCTAGCTGGTCAAGCCCCCGCCGTGACAGCCCGTGGGACTCGCTCAGACGGTTGGGGATATAGTACGTGAGGCGATCGCCCTTGGGAATTAGCTGCCCCAGCCCATCCCACAACACAGCGGTCGAGGTCACCCCGTCGGCATCAAAGTCACCCCAGATCGCCACCTGCTCATCGGCCGCGATCGCCTGTTTAAGGCGCTCAATGGCGATCGCCATCTCTGCCCCAAAGGCGCTGGCGGGGGTAGGCCGATACACCGCCGGGTTTAACCAGCCCGGCAGCTCTTCAAGCCCGCAGAGCTGCCGCTGCCACAGCACCTGGGCCAACCAGCGCGACGGCTGAGCCCCCGGCAGAGCCTGAGTCACCGCCTCTACCCAGCGATCGGGGCAAGCCTCGATCGGGGGCAGATCCCAGCGCAGCGGTAGTGCATCCATAGCGGTCAACCTAGCGAAGTCAAGAAATGGTGAGGCGGGAGTGATGGAAGTTTGACAGACTAGGGCAGTTTAAATAAGCTTCCATAAATTACAGAAAGCCTAAAATCCTAGATCAATTTCCTACGATAGGGTGAGGAAGATCTTCAAAATCATCCGATTGGCTGAGTATATCTATAGTAATCCTCCGTCTTAGGGTAGAGCTATAGATGCCCGCCATCTCCCATCGTCCCTGATGCGGTCAGGTTGACTGTCATGGAAGCTCCGGGTTCGTGGGACCCCACCCATAGCCACCTAGATTGTTTCTGGGGTTGTGTACTCCTCACTAATTACTATGACCAAACGTAGCCACCCTGAGCTAGACGGGCAACATCCTCAAACACTGTATCGATTTGAGCTCAAACGCCCTGGCCAAGCCCTGCGAGAACGGCTAGCCTGGGGGGCCGTTGGTCTATCCCTAGGCCTGGCCCTTGCCGGCGGATATTCACTGGTGACCTCTCAGCCGCGAGCCTGGTCATGGCCGCCCAATCGCGCTGCTGCCGCCGCCGTAGACAACCCCTTCTACCAGGGCAGCGAGCGGGCCATGTCAGCCGCCGAGCTCACCCAAACCGCCGAATTTAGCGAAGAGTGGGCCGAAGTAGCCATGCTGTGGGAGCAGGCCATTGGCTTTATGCAGTTGGTGCCTCAGGCCAGTGGCCAGGGCAGTCTGGCCCAAGAAAAAATTGCCGAGTACGGGCGCAATTTGCAATATGCCCAGAGTAACGTCACCAGCCGCCCCAGCAGCACTCCAACCGCCAAAACCTACTGGACCCTGGGTTCTGATCTAGACCTAGTCTTAGCGATTCAGGGCACTCCCTCCCAAACCACCCAGTTTCCCAACACCTGCCAGCAAACCCTGCGCTACGGCAACAGCACCATTGAGCTCAACAACGGCTACGTCAAGCAGTACAACAACGCCGATGGCACCCTCAAGGTGCTGGGCGAAGGGTCTATGATACTCTCGGCTCAAGCCGCCCAAGACACTTGGACGCTAGGATCGAGCGAAGCCCAGGTCATGCAATTGCAGGGCACCCCCACCCGCCAAGAGCAGTACACCTCGAACCGCTATACCACCCTGTATTTTGACAAAAGCTCAGTGCTCTTTGAAAATGGCCAGGTGATTGGATATTTTAACGCTGACGACAATCTCAAGGTATCGCTAGACCTGCCTGCTCTGCTGGAGGGGCAGTCCGACGCCCAAACGTGGTCGCTGGGCTCAAGCCGCACTGACGTGCTGCGTGCCGAAGGCCAAACCCCAGTGGCCATTAGCCGCAATGACAACAGCTGTGAAGAAATCTTTCATTTCACCGAGGGAGAAGTTACCTTTCGCCAGGGGATAGCCACGGGCTATCGCAACCATAACCAAGCCCTGAAGGTGCGATAATGCGATAAACAGTCATCTCGCTAAAGGCGACTTACATTGAGTCTACATTTAGCGATCGGCTTTACAAGACAGTTCAGGGCAACGGCGCTAATCTAGAACGAGGTTCCTGCACAAGGCCCTTGGGCGGTGGCTGAGATCTGGTTCATCGTTTTGGTCTAATGCCCGTATGCTTAAACCAACCCTGCCGTCTGTCCTGCCGCTGCACTGTGGATGATGCTTCTGCTGCCATTGACCTGGTGATCGTTGACGACGATGCCGAGACTTCGCGCCTGCTCAACCGACTTTTGAGTCAGCAGGGGTACTGCATTCAGACGGCTGAAAGTGGTCAGCAGGCCCTTGATTTAGTGGCCAAGCGCCAGCCCGGCCTCGTGATGCTCGACATTCTGCTGCCCGATATGGACGGCTATACTCTCTGCAGACAGCTCAAAAATGACCCCCTCACCACCGAGATTCCGGTAATTGTGCTGAGTTCTCTAGTCGACCCTTTAGATAAGGTCAAAGCCTTTCAGGCCGGGGCTACCGACTACATTACTAAGCCCTTTGCGGTACAGGAGGTATTGGTACGGGTGCAAAATCAGCTGCATCTGGCCCGCCAGCGACAGCAGCTCAGCCGGCAGAATGCTCTGCTCACGCAAGAGCTGCAAGAGCGTACCCAGATGGAGCAAACGCTGGTTGCAGCCGAAACCAGCTATCAAAGCATTTTTGAAAATGCGACGGTGGGCATCTTTAAAGTCTCATCGACGGGCCGACTTCTCAGCGTCAACCCATCCATGGCCAGACTGTACGGCTATGAGTCGCCGGAGGAAATGGTCAGCACCATAGAAGACATCGGCCGACAGATATACCACCAGCCCAAACGCCGCGACGAACTCGTGGTGTATCTCAACCGCTTTGACAAAATCACCGACGCCGAGTCAGAGGTGTTTCGTAAAGACGGCGATACCTTCTGGGTGAGCGAAGACATTTGGAAAGTGTGGGATAAAAACGGCACCTTTCTACACTACGAAGGCATTGTCCACGACATCAGCGAACGCCGCAAAATGGAAACCGAGCTGCGCCAGCAGCGCCAGCAGGCCGATCGCTTACTGATCAATATTTTGCCCTACCGCATTGCCCAGCGCCTTAAGGGGGGAGCCCGCACCATCGCCGAAAGCCTCGACCAGGTCAGCGTGCTGTTTGCCGATCTAGTTGACTTTACGGCGGCTTCCAGCCAGATGACACCGCGCGACTTAGTCAAAATACTCAACGAAATCTTTTCGATGTTTGATCAGCTGGCAGAGTTTCATCATCTGGAAAAAATTAAGACCATTGGCGATGCCTACATGGTGGCGGGGGGCCTGCCTACCCCTAACGATGACCATGCCGAGGCGATCGCCCAGTTTGCCCTCGACATCTGCGATGCCATCAAGCAATTTCCACGCCCCGATGGTCAGACTTTTCAAATTCGGGTGGGTATCAATACTGGCCCGGTGGTCGCCGGGGTGATTGGGCGGCGCAAGTTTGCCTACGACCTCTGGGGCGACACCGTCAACATTGCCAGCCGCATGGAAGCGACCGGTGAAGCCCAACGCATTCAGGTCACTCCCAATCTCTACGAAAAGCTCAAGGACAAATATCAGTTTGAGTCACGCGGCTATGTGGCCGTCAAAGGTCGGGGTCAGATGGTGACCTACTGGCTAGTGGGGCGGCTATAGCCCCTAAAGGTTTGAATTGATCTACAGCCTGGTAAGAGTCGGGTAGGTAGTTACTGGCATGGCGGCACTTCGGCAAGCAACAATTTTAGTTGTAGACAGCGCACCCCACTTCACCCATGGGTTGACCCAGACCTTGACCCAGGTGGGCTACCAGGTGCAGGTTCAGATTGAGACCGACTTGTTACCCTTGCTAAGCGCCCCGCTTGCCAAGCTGCCTAACTTAATTATTTTGCCGGTGGCGGGGGCAGATAGTGAGGGCTACAGGCTATGTCGCCAGCTTAAATCTGCCCCGGCAACGGCCGCAATTCCCGTTATTTTAGCGGGGGAGTTTGCCGATGCCGATAGCCGGTTGGCAGTGTTTGCAGCGGGCGGGGCTGACTATATTGAGCTGCCAGGGGTGGCGGCGGACATAGTCAGCCGGGTGCATCACCACATTGAGATAAGCGCGCTTGCACCAACAGCTAACCTTTCGCCCTCCCGCCCCTCGCTATTGCAAGCCAGCCTCCAAAGGCTGCATAATTCGCTCGATTTAGACACGATTCTCAGCACTGCCGTTCATGATGTACAGCAGCAAACCCAGGCCGACCGAGTGGTAATCTACCAATTTCAGAGTAATGGTCGGGGGGTGGTAACCCATGAAGCCATTGCCGATGCAGAGCTGTCTATTTTGCATCGTCAGATCGAAGACCACTGCTTTGATCAAGAGCATGCAATTCAGTACTGGTCGGGTCGGGTCGGGCAAATCAACGATGTCGCCAACTTAGGTGATGTGAGCAGGTGCTACCGCGATATGCTGCTCAGCTTTGCCATTCGGGCCAACTTGGTAGTGCCAATTATCCACAATTTGATCGGGGAAACCCGCTACCTGTGGGGGCTAGTGATTTTGCACCAGTGTCATCAGCCGCGGCAGTGGCAGCAAGATGAAATCGATCTGCTACAGGAGCTATCGGCCCACCTGGCGATCGCCATTCAGCAGAGCCGCCTCTTTGAACAGGTGCGCCGCCAGATCCGACAAGAGCAGCTGCTCAACCACATTCTCGACGACATGCGCGCCAGTTTGGAGGTGCAGGCTATTCTCACCGGCACTGTAGAGCGCCTGTGCTCAGCGCTCAATCTCAGCCAGTGCGGCATTACCCTGCTAGATCACACGCTAGCCAATCTACCGTCCCCCTTCGTCGTCAGCGCCCAAGCGCCCAACTTAGTCACGCCAGCATTACCCCTAAAAATCACGGAAACGCTACGGCAGCAGTTGCGGGAAGCTAGCAACGCCACAGTGGCTGCCCCGGCAGCGGCGACTCCGTTTTGGCTGCACCAGGCGCAACTGATTAGTCAGGGCCAAACTACCTATGTGGCTACGATCATTCGCACCGAGGGTCAGGTGCAAGGCTTGTTGTGGCTCTGCCCTAGCCCCGCTCAGCTCGTT is a genomic window of Nodosilinea sp. E11 containing:
- a CDS encoding diguanylate cyclase domain-containing protein, with the protein product MAALRQATILVVDSAPHFTHGLTQTLTQVGYQVQVQIETDLLPLLSAPLAKLPNLIILPVAGADSEGYRLCRQLKSAPATAAIPVILAGEFADADSRLAVFAAGGADYIELPGVAADIVSRVHHHIEISALAPTANLSPSRPSLLQASLQRLHNSLDLDTILSTAVHDVQQQTQADRVVIYQFQSNGRGVVTHEAIADAELSILHRQIEDHCFDQEHAIQYWSGRVGQINDVANLGDVSRCYRDMLLSFAIRANLVVPIIHNLIGETRYLWGLVILHQCHQPRQWQQDEIDLLQELSAHLAIAIQQSRLFEQVRRQIRQEQLLNHILDDMRASLEVQAILTGTVERLCSALNLSQCGITLLDHTLANLPSPFVVSAQAPNLVTPALPLKITETLRQQLREASNATVAAPAAATPFWLHQAQLISQGQTTYVATIIRTEGQVQGLLWLCPSPAQLVSSLDTLSPPEFSDLHLVEEVAIQLSQVLQQAALYQRLQTANDELQRLAHLDGLTQIANRREFDRYLFQEWQRLQREQGSLALVLADVDYFKGYNDTYGHLAGDDCLRSLGQLFTQVTKRPADLAVRYGGEEFALILPNTTTAGAIALIAEVRAHLARLALPNRASPLYGQLTLSFGITAIVPTPRLSLEQLIKRADQALYAAKQNGRNRYCLWSKAIESEATESAQESLREA